A genomic region of Xiphophorus couchianus chromosome 9, X_couchianus-1.0, whole genome shotgun sequence contains the following coding sequences:
- the plvapb gene encoding plasmalemma vesicle associated protein b isoform X2 has protein sequence MYSSSCSRVKLGPEARQPLYRNKGKSCGYYMRIVFFFSSLIQSLIIVSLVLLLIYGQPEKSAEEERVNKLELEFNKLSTDNMKLTKEKVELGAKLAACSAEKTALQKEMAKQQAEANFTKFRFNSKSIAPMRCPPCLPPPTYIHNAKCQELIQNETALVKSKDSQMVQNLLSQRDNAIRDRDNAIRDRENVFRDRDVHLMEVRQLHRDKTLQEEKLTTYRRKCKEDFVQALSGIQTVTTKFLNKIDNLFPHSLTFHLTCKSQKEQLETIKSNCTNLSRDVENKFQPYLDHVGEKMTEVQWRSSQLEVQNSDLTSKLQQCEDKYKTAVAKATMDLDEQQKLHDQQLTTLLKEKIDQEQQLAQKDTEIQALRQTLPSKAGRPNAAFLQTVPQQGR, from the exons ATGTACAGCTCCAGCTGCTCCCGGGTCAAGCTCGGCCCAGAGGCCCGGCAGCCGCTGTACAGAAACAAAGGAAAGAGCTGCGGCTACTACATGAGGatcgttttcttcttttcatcccTCATCCAGTCGCTCATCATCGTCAGCCTGGTGCTCCTGCTCATCTACGGACAGCCAGAAAAGTCTGCAGAGGAGGAGCGGGTCAAC AAGTTGGAGCTGGAATTTAACAAGCTGAGCACAGACAACATGAAACTGACAAAGGAGAAAGTCGAGCTTGGAGCAAAGCTTGCTGCTTGTTCGGCTGAGAAAACGGCTCTGCAGAAAGAGATGGCGAAGCAGCAAGCTGAGGCCAACTTCACAAAATTCAGATTCAACTCT aaaagcatCGCTCCTATGCGCTGTCCTCCCTGTCTTCCACCACCTACATATATCC ATAACGCAAAGTGTCAGGAACTCATCCAAAATGAGACAGCACTTGTTAAATCAAAAGACAGTCAGATGGTTCAGAATCTGTTGTCCCAGAGGGACAACGCCATCAGAGATCGAGACAACGCCATCAGAGATCGAGAAAACGTCTTCAGAGATCGAGACGTTCATCTCATGGAAGTCAGGCAACTGCATAGAGATAAGACTCTCCAGGAGGAGAAGCTCACCACCTACAGAAG gAAGTGCAAAGAAGACTTTGTTCAGGCTCTGAGTGGGATCCAGACTGTGACCACCAAGTTTTTGAATAAGATCGACAACCTGTTCCCTCACTCGCTGACGTTCCACCTCACCTGCAAGAGCCAGAAAGAACAACTGGAGACGATAAAAAGCAACTGCACCAACCTGTCCAGGGATGTGGAGAACAAGTTCCAGCCGTATCTGGACCATGTGGGCGAAAAG ATGACTGAGGTTCAATGGCGGTCCAGTCAGCTAGAGGTGCAAAACTCGGATCTGACCTCCAAACTGCAGCAGTGTGAAGACAAATACAAGACGGCAGTCGCTAAAGCTACCATGGATTTAGACGAGCAGCAAAAGCTTCATGATCAACAG ttaacGACATTACTGAAAGAGAAAATCGATCAGGAGCAACAACTGGCCCAGAAAGACACAGAGATTCAAGCGCTGCGTCAAACGCTGCCCAGCAAG GCTGGCCGACCAAACGCTGCTTTCCTGCAGACTGTGCCTCAGCAGGGGAGGTAG
- the plvapb gene encoding plasmalemma vesicle associated protein b isoform X1: MYSSSCSRVKLGPEARQPLYRNKGKSCGYYMRIVFFFSSLIQSLIIVSLVLLLIYGQPEKSAEEERVNKLELEFNKLSTDNMKLTKEKVELGAKLAACSAEKTALQKEMAKQQAEANFTKFRFNSQKSIAPMRCPPCLPPPTYIHNAKCQELIQNETALVKSKDSQMVQNLLSQRDNAIRDRDNAIRDRENVFRDRDVHLMEVRQLHRDKTLQEEKLTTYRRKCKEDFVQALSGIQTVTTKFLNKIDNLFPHSLTFHLTCKSQKEQLETIKSNCTNLSRDVENKFQPYLDHVGEKMTEVQWRSSQLEVQNSDLTSKLQQCEDKYKTAVAKATMDLDEQQKLHDQQLTTLLKEKIDQEQQLAQKDTEIQALRQTLPSKAGRPNAAFLQTVPQQGR; encoded by the exons ATGTACAGCTCCAGCTGCTCCCGGGTCAAGCTCGGCCCAGAGGCCCGGCAGCCGCTGTACAGAAACAAAGGAAAGAGCTGCGGCTACTACATGAGGatcgttttcttcttttcatcccTCATCCAGTCGCTCATCATCGTCAGCCTGGTGCTCCTGCTCATCTACGGACAGCCAGAAAAGTCTGCAGAGGAGGAGCGGGTCAAC AAGTTGGAGCTGGAATTTAACAAGCTGAGCACAGACAACATGAAACTGACAAAGGAGAAAGTCGAGCTTGGAGCAAAGCTTGCTGCTTGTTCGGCTGAGAAAACGGCTCTGCAGAAAGAGATGGCGAAGCAGCAAGCTGAGGCCAACTTCACAAAATTCAGATTCAACTCT cagaaaagcatCGCTCCTATGCGCTGTCCTCCCTGTCTTCCACCACCTACATATATCC ATAACGCAAAGTGTCAGGAACTCATCCAAAATGAGACAGCACTTGTTAAATCAAAAGACAGTCAGATGGTTCAGAATCTGTTGTCCCAGAGGGACAACGCCATCAGAGATCGAGACAACGCCATCAGAGATCGAGAAAACGTCTTCAGAGATCGAGACGTTCATCTCATGGAAGTCAGGCAACTGCATAGAGATAAGACTCTCCAGGAGGAGAAGCTCACCACCTACAGAAG gAAGTGCAAAGAAGACTTTGTTCAGGCTCTGAGTGGGATCCAGACTGTGACCACCAAGTTTTTGAATAAGATCGACAACCTGTTCCCTCACTCGCTGACGTTCCACCTCACCTGCAAGAGCCAGAAAGAACAACTGGAGACGATAAAAAGCAACTGCACCAACCTGTCCAGGGATGTGGAGAACAAGTTCCAGCCGTATCTGGACCATGTGGGCGAAAAG ATGACTGAGGTTCAATGGCGGTCCAGTCAGCTAGAGGTGCAAAACTCGGATCTGACCTCCAAACTGCAGCAGTGTGAAGACAAATACAAGACGGCAGTCGCTAAAGCTACCATGGATTTAGACGAGCAGCAAAAGCTTCATGATCAACAG ttaacGACATTACTGAAAGAGAAAATCGATCAGGAGCAACAACTGGCCCAGAAAGACACAGAGATTCAAGCGCTGCGTCAAACGCTGCCCAGCAAG GCTGGCCGACCAAACGCTGCTTTCCTGCAGACTGTGCCTCAGCAGGGGAGGTAG